One Solenopsis invicta isolate M01_SB chromosome 15, UNIL_Sinv_3.0, whole genome shotgun sequence genomic window, ACTTGCGGGAGTGATATAGAAATCACCCCAGGTGATTGTTTACGTAATATGAAAGTTCAAGTGTGGTAAGAGTGTACATTGTAAATTCGAAATAATAATATGAGTTTGAATGAGGCTTGAATTGTGACAAGGTATTAATGTCTTTGTGTTGATACaacaataacaatacaaaaagtTTACATTGTGTTTCCATAAATGCtcgtttgtattttatattttttattgaaaaatacgtcatataatttttacatttatgataagcgaatattaaaaaaaaataaaatatttttaataattctggaAGAGCGCGAACACAATATAAATGACTTTATATGATAGTGATATTTAACCTTGTTTTAAATCGCTGTAGAATAAATGTTATGTActatatttcttttctaataattctattttttataagttttaaaatatacaagcCCACAgcgtaaaaacattttattgttgatatcttcaattttttttagaaatattgtaacCTGTTTACTGTATTTTtccttttgtttaatattttcttgattttccttcacttttttccaataatattggctaaatttatgtacataatatcctttaaatattaataaattataaaataattaatatacattattcaGTTAATAACGATGATTTTTAACTGGAGTGTAAAAATTACTCCAGGTAATCGTTCATCCAAAAAATGGGATGACTATTCTCGGATTAATGGCATAATGttacgatttaaaaattttaatacgtcAGGGAGAGAAATTACGTTTCTAGATTGGTACGGAACGAAAATGTGTCGGGAAAGCTCGTTGTGCGTACGTCAGCGTTAAAAGGTGCGGGATCGTTCGCTCGCTTGAAGTTCTTGAAATTCATTCCACGGCGCGGGGAAGAAATACGCGGAAAGTGGTGAAATCCTTGTGGCGACGAGTAGAAAAGTGCCTTCGATCGCGGGATTATTGTAGCGGTTCGCCGAGTCGCTGGGGGCGTTCGATAGCCGACATGCATTATTATTGTGCATACGTGCAACCGTGGTACTGGATAGACGCGCGGGACTTATCGAGCCAGGAAGAGAGTCCGATACGATCCGTCAGCTAGTCAGCTAGCCGATCGCTATACCTACAAATCCGCATTGTCGACCGGAATGCATAAAGCGCGCCGTTCCCCGTGTCATACCCGATTCGCAAAACGATGAATCGACCCCCCTTTGTAGGCACGATTGCTTTTTGTCCCGAATTTGTCAGGAGAAGTGGGTCGATTGCTCCTACGTGGATGCATACGCGTGTACGTATGTACATGTGtcgtgggtgtgtgtgtgtgtgtgtgtgtgtgtgtctacaTCGAATTTACATTGGCCACATGCCGATAGGCACTGAGTACATTCATTAAGTAGCGTAAGCTCCGTAAATTTACCGTTCACATCTCATTTCCTGAAGATATTCTGGTTACTCGATGCTTAGCATTAGTTTAGCATGAAATACGGAAGATGCAATCATAGATGCCCCAAACTCGAAATGAAGCTCTAGATATGTCTCGATTTTTCCCTTTCCAGTATTTGAACAATGTATTTGCGGATTCCTTTTTTCCAGTATTCGGAGGGCATACTCTTGGATCAGATCGTTTCTTTCTTATCGCTTCGAGACTTATCGCATCAGACTTAAGCGAAGCGTAcagaagaaaaagtaaattgatCGTTCGATCCGTCTCTGTTCGCAGGTGCATCCATGCGGTCGTTATCGACACAATACCGTGGTTTTCATTCTGGCGAAAGAGTACAACTTGAAGAATCTCAGGACCATTCACAGGCTGGACCGGTTGACTAGCGGCATTCTCCTGTTCGGTAGAACGCCGAAGAAGGCGAGGCAGATGGAGCACCAAATAAGAAATCGACAGGTTGGTTGCGTAAGAGCGCGCGGCTCGGGTATGCAAGAAAAAACATACGGACGCGCAGCTGGCGTCGCTCGTCTGTCATTGAACGCTTACATTGGCGTACGAGCGCAACGACGTAATCGCTTCATGTGCTGTATGTCGTACGTCCACGTTTCAGGTCCACAAGCAGTACGTATGCCGAGTGGAGGGTGAGTTTCCCGAGGAGGAGGTGATCTGTTCGGAGCCGATCGAGGTCGTCTCTTACAAGATCGGCGTTTGTAAGGTCTCCGAGAAGGGCAAGGATTGCATCACCCGCTTCAAGCGTCTCAGCTACAACGGCAAGTCGTCGGTGGTGCTGTGTAAGCCGCAAACCGGGCGTATGCACCAGATCCGCGTCCACCTGCAATACCTCGGCTATCCCGTGGTGAACGATCCTCTCTACAATCACGTGGTCTTCGGTCCGCACAAGGGTAAGGGCGGTAATATCGGCAAGACCGACGAGGAGCTCGTCCGGGACCTCATCAGTATCCACAATGCCGAGAATTGGCTCGGCATGGATGGCGATTCCGACATGAGCCTGTTCAAGCCGAAGCTAGAGTTGGAGGAGCGCATGCTGAGCTCCAGTAGTGACAAGGACAACAGTTCTTCGCCATCGTCCACCCCGGGCCTGGTCGAAGAcgagcagcagcaacaacaacaacaactgcagcaacagcagcagcagcagcagcagcaatcGCAGCCGCAACCGCAACCGCAACCGCAGCAGGAATCTCTCAAGGTCACCGTGGGAACGCAGACCGGTTCGGAACCGCCGGATTCCACTTTCGCCAACGACAAGGTCACTGTCGATCCGCACTGCTACGAGTGCAAAGTCAAGTATAGAGACCCGAAGCCGTCGGATCTGGTGATGTATCTGCACGCGTGGCGTTACTGCGGCCCGGGATGGGAGTACGAAACGCCACTGCCCGCGTGGGCGGCGAGCGATTGGACCGGCGACGATCGATAGTTCGTACGACGCGATCGAGGACGATCCGTGCGGACTCCTCGGCGTACAAtcgtcgtcattgtcgtcgtTGAGTCTCGATCCCCCCTTTTGATATCCTTACCCCGTGCCTTCCATCCGCCAATGAGCGATTTTGACCATCGTACGCAAAAGCAAGTACACGTACACGAATACGAATACGCATACACGCAGACGCATACATACGGTAGACAAACAGACGCGCATCCCCCCGCAACTTGATCGTCGGACTTTCCGGGGTGTTCCTGCGGTGTTCGAGAGAAATGGGATTGCTGGAACAATCTCACGTCGCTCGATATATTTACGTTTCTGTAAACTCGTCGTCGATACGTAAACGACAACTTGGGCGTTATCATGAGAGGCAATTGCCGGACGGGCCGCCACGCCGTTTACGAGCGCAGAAATGTGTACGCGCTCATCCTCGCGGCAACGTTCGCCCATCGTGATGCACGCGTTCTCGTTTCGTTATATATTTCTGGCAGAGTCTTACGCAGGAAACGATCCGAGACGCGACGTTATTATGCGGATTAATCACAGCGACAAAAGACGTTGTAACCGATCCTATTACCGCAAAACTGTCCTGATTTTGGTGAGCCAGCTAATAAATCAGATCaccattattgttatttttgtcTTGCCGCAGCAATGTTCCGGGTTTCTCAACCACGTTTTCCTCCGAGCAAACCTGGAGCGCCTTGTACAGTTGTACGCAGTAAAGTTACGCTGAGATTTCGTAATAAGGTGCAATGATTGTTCCTACGATCGTTTTTCTCCGCGTAACAGAATGTTCTTGCATGATCGGTCGGTCGATGTGGATCTTACAAGTCGCAGGACTTCGTTGCAGCTTCCGAATTAATATGGCGAAtagcaatttctttttatatcataaagATATATTGTAACAAATGTAGGCGATCTGTGATTATATCACCACGATATTTGTCGATCAAAACGTTTTAACGGAAAAAGAATATAGCCGTACGGCGAAGCAGCAAAATGGCTAAAGATAATaactctatttttatttttatttgtgacatatatatatatatatatatatatatatatatatatatatatatatgcacaaacaaaaaaaattatatatataaataatatagaaaaatacgattaattgaataattttcgtTCGATTGTAACACGAACGACTCGTATCAGCTACGATTTTATGCGTTACGTCGCGCGCATATAAAttgtgcataaaaaaaaaataatttgcgcGAATGCTCTAGCAGACTGAGACAAATGCGTCCGTTCCGCGACAGTCTCGGGGCCGCTTTTATGAGCAGTAGCGGTCAAAAAGTCACTGCCACTGGAGTGCGAGATACCCCTAACGCGTGAGGGAAGATTGATGCATCTGTCGGAGGTGGCATGGGTATTCCGATGGATCGCGTATCATTCATCTTGATTTATGACGTACATAGAAACGTGGAAAGCCGCGGGTCTCTCTCGTCTATTTCCTATGGTCGCGAGAAGTCGTCCGGTTGGCGCGCGACCGTTACTCTCCAATCTTACGGAACATTTTGATTCACGAGAGATACCGCTCGATCCATTTCTCAAAATTCCAGCGTTTTGCAGAAGCAATGTCTTATCATCCAAGAATAAACGAGTGGCGTGGGTAGTGGCCGGGTGTGTGACGTTCGATCGCGGGCGCTGACGCTCGATCGGCGTTCTCGGGAGACGTTCTACGGTAAATCACCGTCTCGGTGGCTTCGCGAATTTGACTCGAAATTGACTTCGGACGGACGGAAGTGAACAGACGATATCGATTATATTCGGCAGCAGTGTTGCTTTTGGCATCGAACCCGCCTCAGTTCTTCAGCTTGACACAAGTCAGCTATAACTGGGAGATAAATTTATCCCCGGCGGGTCCGGCTTTGGAACAATTTCAACGAAGCCCTGCGATTTCCGTTATTATAGTATAGGTGGTTGTGTATCGCTAATATACTCGTTGTGAAAGATTACCGTAAACTTCGCGTGTCGAACGAGACGGGAGGAGACAAATATACATCGGTATTAATAGTATATAAATGCTATTAGGAAATCTTTCCGATGTGGTATCTCTGTTACTTGTAATCGTCGGTCTTCTACCGTGCCAAGTTTGTCAAAGCTTTCCGAAGGATACCGCGATTGTATCCTCGAGACCGTGCGTACATCACACGAATAATCGCGCATTATTTCTTATGTTCACCGACGATGAGACCACGTTCCTCATTGAGGACAGCGGTCCGGTTCCCATTCACACGTGTGCGAAACGCTCTCGCACGGTTTCGAGAATAGACTCCTTGGAATCGGGACGacgaggagaaagagaagaggtGGAAGAAGGAGATGGAATTGTATCCTCCGCAGTGGCACAGGTAGGGGACTGACGTACGGAAACTGCGATAGAGGCGCATCTATTTTTATGGCAGATATTTAAgtaggagggggggaggggggaaccAATGCGCGGTGGCGCGGGTCCAGCGGCAGGGTTCTCCAACAATAAGCGTGATCTTGCCCGGAAGACAGCCAATGATCATGCCAAAGAGCGTGCGACCAGCGAGCTTTCAATCATATCGTGCGTAATGTACCTTTTCTCGAGGCCGATGGGATATCTCGAGAGGAGCGAAGGGGAGAGGGTGGACAAGGTGTTTCGCAACAAGTACAATCCGAGAgcgagtgaaaaaaaaaatacgcgagAGCAAAACGtgctacaattttattttattacgaatcgTCGCGTTCTCTCGTCTCCGTGCGTCTTCGAGAGGCCGTGAGAGGTACGCGAAGCGCGCGTGACACCTCCAAATCAGCTTCCAAGTTGCCAGGCTGCTCCTGTTCGAGCGCAGAAATTTCGCCGATTATTTCGTGAGCTTTTTATTTCAGGACAATCGCGCTGCACATGCGCTTGTTCTGTACGAAGAAGCTCTCGTACGTACACGCATATGGGACCTGTTTTGCGTCACGCGGCATGATAACACGCGGCGCAGCGTGTGCACAAGAGCGACGAACAGGGGCAGCCATGCAACAAAACACCGCACCGCGTATGACGCGGGCTTCGGAGCCTGTATTTTAGCGTCGAAAGGCTTTTAAGAGGCATTCTACTTTGTTGGGTCTGACAAAAAAGATTGTTTTCacacaagaatttttttaaaacaaagtattGAAGCAATTAAGATGAAGCTTGTGTCgaaatacttaatttttgtagattatAATGGTATTTTTACTATCGCAGACTATCAGTGGATAATGTATAGATAATGTTAAATTAGGGAAATCTCCTTTGCGGAAATTATTGATACAAGAGTAAAGAATTGTCTTAAATTTATATGAGTCATACACCGACTGAACTGAAAtcagtattaaaaattgacaaaatggaGGCTTTTCAaagattactttatttttaaatattttaatccttGAAAGACCGCTATTTtgtcaattttcaatttgtaataTTGATTCTAGTTCGGTGCCCGACCtcatataaattaagaaaattttttgtgttttagaTTCATCAATGGCTTTCAATCACTTCTGCAGAGGATCCCCAATTTAAAGTCATTTATATTATGCACGAAATCATcaacaaaaatcaataaatatttctacaaaaattgcGTCTTGATTGCTCAAGTATTTTCCTATAAAAAAAGTCTGGCCTTTTTCTCCCAAGAAAATAGAATATCCCTTTAAGTCGTCGTGAGCAGTGATGGGAAGTGATCCAGAAACGATTGGGCGAAGCTACAGACGCGATGCATCAGATTACTATGCCTTCCGATGAAATTAGCGACTTTTCGACTCTTTGATGTCATAATCCGCACTTCTCTTTTCTAACGGGGCCAATTCACGTGCGACCGTGTCTGGATGTTTGCCGAGGGATGATCTCCGACGACAAGTGCTACGACCTACGATTATTATGCTATTACGATGTGCCGTATCAAcgagatttaaattaaattaagttcgTACTGCCGCGCGACGTATACgccattaatttaaacaatttagtacaCGGTCGAGGACTACGCGTTTGCTAATGTGTATCCTTAGAATAGCTTGACGTTTTAGTTTAGAAAGCGTGAGAGCGTAAGAGCCTTAGGAATGACTGCTTTTAGGGCTGGCGTAGCTATTAACTCGGTAGAGTCTTTTTAAAACATTCGATGGGATCAAGATACGACCACACTGAAAGAGTTATCCTTCTTCAAAGTACTTAAGGCTTAACGCTGGATATACACAATGGGATATGTTAGTgcctaaaagaaaaaaaaagttcgaGACAAATGTGCGTCGTTAGTATCGTGCCTAGATATTTTTTCAATCTGGAGCGAGAGCACTTGGGACAAACCGATCTTGCCCATCACTGCCCGCGAGTCGTGAATAAAGGAATAAAGCGAAAATAAATGGGGAGCGAATCATAATATCGAATGTGCGACGGAAAGAAATGATTTTGgtatatagataatatatacgtacatacatatgtatatgtatatatgtatacatagaaAGAGAATAAGAAAAATGCAGAGATAACGTAACACAACGGACCTATCATAAAAGACAGTGTGTGCGCTTACTAACACAATCGGGACAGCTCGTCGAAATGTGGTGAGCTATCCCGAAAACGTAACGGCTAgtttaaatctattatttaagtaACTAACGGTAATTTCAAGAAGCCGCGAAAAAGACAGTTCCGACTTTAGTGGCGCTAAGAAAGAAAAGCGGGAGCGAGAGAGTGGGAGAGaacggaagagagagagagagagagagtgcgagagaacgaaagagagagagagagagagcgagcagACGCGACGGCGATCTGCGGAATCGAGTGAACGTgcttttgtatatatgtattgtatacgCACATTGTACCGTATCTAAAGTCACATTATTATCCGTACTGTAGCCGGCGGAACAGTTTAGAGCTAGTGAATTCTCTTGTATGATGAACGAATAAATGCAAAGTATCGTTCGATAAAAACTGCCGGCGAATATTCTCGTCTCCAAACGTACCTGTTCGATCTTGCATTTCGCCCCGAGCTCGTAAGTACCGCCAGATCGTATGCATGATTCATGAAAGCGGAACTGGAAAGCTCCTCGCTTCATTCCGAACGCTTCCGTGGAGTTcggcaaaaatattttccattcaATAGCCGTACCATTTATTTCGCATAATATATCTTCGCGATGCCGCTGCTATTGCTACAACTCATGGCGAGTAGTGCTTCGAGAGCCCCCGTAACGCGAGACGTGTAACATAATTCCCGCAGAAACCACGTAACAGGGAGCCAAAGCTATTTGCATAAGAAAACGCGGGAGGTAAATGTTAGTCTTATATGGCTCTAAGCAAACTCGGGCAATATTCAAGGATAAATcgaattttcttacattttcgCGCGCACGgttttttctctcctctctctccgaCGTCGTATATTTCTcccgaaatttttatatcagccTGTTGCATATTTTCAACTGTCGTCTCGTCTGGAAGTGTCTTCGTAAAGGTAAGATGGATCGCTTGCGAGAGATCCGTATAGAATAGATTAGAACATTTATATTCTTTGATACAATGTTATAATAACGTCTACCATTGAACCGGCTTGAAGCGTCGTATCGACTTTTCTCTCGCGTTAAAGCCCTCGAGATACGATTATTCCTTTCAGTTTCCAGCGGCAAATGACCGTCATTAGACGAAAACTTTTGCTCCAAAGCACTTTGCTCTTCGGCTTTATTCTCCTTCGTAAATGTAAACGTTAAATGTTACGAGAATTTTTCGCTTTAATTTCGTTTAACACGCGATCTCAAGGAGCCTATTTACAATGTACATGTGTAGAtgtaaacaagttttttttcttgtgtttcttttattaatcgAACCTTCGGGATGGATGTCAGCCCGGgttcgaaaaatattattacaggaAAATCATGACTATCGCGTTTAGATTCATTTATATACactgaaaataaatacaaaacctTACAGGGATTGCTCTAAGTATCTCCTTccgttattatatattctatctAATCTTCCATTCTGGTTCTAGCTCGCTCGATCTCTCAGCTTTTCGACGTCGCTCGTTTCTGCTCCTTCATGCGCGCCTCGATTTCCGGCCTGAAATGCCTGATTAGACCTTGCACGGGCCACGCGGCGCCGTCCGCCAAGGCGCATATCGTGTGCAATTCTATTTGTTTCGTAAGCTCCCATAGCATATCTATCTCATGCACTTCGGCATTACCTTCCACAAATCtgcgaaaaaaattgttataaaacatgGATTTTTTTCACAAGCGAGATAAATCATTGATGCCTACctttttagtattttatgcATCCAACTGATACCCTCGCGACAAGGCGTGCACTGACCGCAGGATTCGTGCTTGTAGAAACTCATCAAGCGGGTGATAGCTTTGATTATGTCCGTCTGCTTATTCATCACGATCACTGCGGCCGTGCCGAACGAGCTCTGCACCCTGATGAGATCATCGAAGTCCAGCAGAACGGTGTCGCACACACTACAAATTTCGATTGTGTATAACTTTCGGAATAAAATCGAATCTCTGACGAGGGAATCTCTATATCTACCTCTTAGGAATGACGGGAGTCGAAGAGCCACCGGGAATGACGCCTAACAAATTGTCCCACCCTCCGATTACACCTCCTGCGTGCCTCTCGATTAGTTCCTTCAGAGGGATAGACATTTCTCAGAGGGATAGACATTTCTTCCTCAACGGTACACGGATTGTTCACGTGCCCGGAGATGTTGTATAGCTTGGTTCCGGTGTTACGTGGACGTCCAAACGAGGCGAACCACGCTCCACTTCGGCGACAGATCGTCTGTGAATATTATCGATAAGGTAAAtgaacaaagaaagaaaaaaatgagtttttaacAATCTGTACACCCAATTTGACAATTTTCTCctgtaaatttcttttctttgaaaaattaagcattgtaattataagatttataatatataattttttaatgaataacaaCCATATAAATACTTTCTAGAAATGCTAAAAGATGTGTAAAagacactaaataattttatgtatttgtaaaagtaatgaaaaataatttagatgtgTTGTGACCcaacatatgtaaaaaaaatgctaaAAGCATTGTGTTTAGagtaaattcatttattaatcaatcgcattatATGCAAATACAGTTTTTATAGCAAAGTTGCATTTGCATATTATAATGTGATTGATAATAATGCGCATAATGCAactaattaatagaaaaatttacagGATAATTGGGTTTGAATGGTGTGTACAAAGTGTAAAAactcgcgttttttttttattgaatgaattaaaaataactcgcaTAATGCGACTCAGTGGTACGTACAGGTGCCACTGCTACGGTCTCGACGTTGGTGACGGTCGTGGGGCATCCGAACACGCCGACGTCGGCTGGGAATGGCGGTTTCAGCCTTGGTTTTCCCTGTTTCCCCTCGATAGATTCAATAAGAGCGGTCTCCTCGCCACAGATGTACGCGCCCGCTCCACGTTGCACGAAGATGTCGAAATCATAGCCAGAGTTGCAGGCATTCTTTCCGATCAGACCAGCCTGGTAAGCCTCGGCTATGGCGACCTGCGTGTTGGATGCCTCGTTATAAAATTCACCGCGTATGTAGATGTAAGCGGCGCAGGCTCCCATAGCGCGACCAGCGATCAAGCAGCCCTCCACGAGCTTGTGCGGATCGTGGCGCAGGATCTCGCGATCCTTGCAAGTTCCTGGTTCGCCCTCGTCGCCGTTGACCACCAGGTACTTGGGCCGGCCGTCGGATGGCTTATTCATGAAGGACCATTTCATCCCGGAGGGAAAGCCGGCACCACCGCGACCCCTCAGACCAGAAACTTTGATTTCATTGATGATCCAATCAGCACCCTTTTCTATTATCTCCTTAGTCTTGTACCAGTCGCCGCGGCTCATGGCACCCTTCAGCCGCCAGTCATGTCT contains:
- the LOC105198399 gene encoding RNA pseudouridylate synthase domain-containing protein 2 isoform X2, whose protein sequence is MHHTAPWYLPWGLKLVPLPIPPGHPASGIPNPAGLHLLTPLPGIYAPEPRKVDLKPLREATVAVPAPKITEKRKAEDADASKDLKKAKLETKALKAKRPGFTDERYNETSYYVEHGLRKVYPYYFTFTTFTKGRWVGEKILEVFAREFRAHPAEEYERCIRAGTLTVNYQKVDVDYRLRHNDLLANVVHRHEVPVTSEPITVIHMDEDVVVVNKPASIPVHPCGRYRHNTVVFILAKEYNLKNLRTIHRLDRLTSGILLFGRTPKKARQMEHQIRNRQVHKQYVCRVEGEFPEEEVICSEPIEVVSYKIGVCKVSEKGKDCITRFKRLSYNGKSSVVLCKPQTGRMHQIRVHLQYLGYPVVNDPLYNHVVFGPHKGKGGNIGKTDEELVRDLISIHNAENWLGMDGDSDMSLFKPKLELEERMLSSSSDKDNSSSPSSTPGLVEDEQQQQQQQLQQQQQQQQQQSQPQPQPQPQQESLKVTVGTQTGSEPPDSTFANDKVTVDPHCYECKVKYRDPKPSDLVMYLHAWRYCGPGWEYETPLPAWAASDWTGDDR
- the LOC105198399 gene encoding RNA pseudouridylate synthase domain-containing protein 2 isoform X1, which encodes MITLKLQILTRVISTCRYHNRASALTCSHLFVSRRNFAVVRACSDLYHNLVRRSSSRATHSRVDKLFRRTIELLCRRVVAIIGIEWKHTTPSPLTDTSHDMVEMTAPTQSVDGQTQFGHTRLLEPSDCIFVFKNTFSDYEEPPSDEEVDLKPLREATVAVPAPKITEKRKAEDADASKDLKKAKLETKALKAKRPGFTDERYNETSYYVEHGLRKVYPYYFTFTTFTKGRWVGEKILEVFAREFRAHPAEEYERCIRAGTLTVNYQKVDVDYRLRHNDLLANVVHRHEVPVTSEPITVIHMDEDVVVVNKPASIPVHPCGRYRHNTVVFILAKEYNLKNLRTIHRLDRLTSGILLFGRTPKKARQMEHQIRNRQVHKQYVCRVEGEFPEEEVICSEPIEVVSYKIGVCKVSEKGKDCITRFKRLSYNGKSSVVLCKPQTGRMHQIRVHLQYLGYPVVNDPLYNHVVFGPHKGKGGNIGKTDEELVRDLISIHNAENWLGMDGDSDMSLFKPKLELEERMLSSSSDKDNSSSPSSTPGLVEDEQQQQQQQLQQQQQQQQQQSQPQPQPQPQQESLKVTVGTQTGSEPPDSTFANDKVTVDPHCYECKVKYRDPKPSDLVMYLHAWRYCGPGWEYETPLPAWAASDWTGDDR
- the LOC105198399 gene encoding RNA pseudouridylate synthase domain-containing protein 2 isoform X3; translation: MMMLLLLLLLLLQVQVAPRANCRVEEKEKEKEEMSGRPQGQQVDLKPLREATVAVPAPKITEKRKAEDADASKDLKKAKLETKALKAKRPGFTDERYNETSYYVEHGLRKVYPYYFTFTTFTKGRWVGEKILEVFAREFRAHPAEEYERCIRAGTLTVNYQKVDVDYRLRHNDLLANVVHRHEVPVTSEPITVIHMDEDVVVVNKPASIPVHPCGRYRHNTVVFILAKEYNLKNLRTIHRLDRLTSGILLFGRTPKKARQMEHQIRNRQVHKQYVCRVEGEFPEEEVICSEPIEVVSYKIGVCKVSEKGKDCITRFKRLSYNGKSSVVLCKPQTGRMHQIRVHLQYLGYPVVNDPLYNHVVFGPHKGKGGNIGKTDEELVRDLISIHNAENWLGMDGDSDMSLFKPKLELEERMLSSSSDKDNSSSPSSTPGLVEDEQQQQQQQLQQQQQQQQQQSQPQPQPQPQQESLKVTVGTQTGSEPPDSTFANDKVTVDPHCYECKVKYRDPKPSDLVMYLHAWRYCGPGWEYETPLPAWAASDWTGDDR
- the LOC105198399 gene encoding RNA pseudouridylate synthase domain-containing protein 2 isoform X4 — its product is MRRRSNLGIDVVASQPTLLRIVSVDLKPLREATVAVPAPKITEKRKAEDADASKDLKKAKLETKALKAKRPGFTDERYNETSYYVEHGLRKVYPYYFTFTTFTKGRWVGEKILEVFAREFRAHPAEEYERCIRAGTLTVNYQKVDVDYRLRHNDLLANVVHRHEVPVTSEPITVIHMDEDVVVVNKPASIPVHPCGRYRHNTVVFILAKEYNLKNLRTIHRLDRLTSGILLFGRTPKKARQMEHQIRNRQVHKQYVCRVEGEFPEEEVICSEPIEVVSYKIGVCKVSEKGKDCITRFKRLSYNGKSSVVLCKPQTGRMHQIRVHLQYLGYPVVNDPLYNHVVFGPHKGKGGNIGKTDEELVRDLISIHNAENWLGMDGDSDMSLFKPKLELEERMLSSSSDKDNSSSPSSTPGLVEDEQQQQQQQLQQQQQQQQQQSQPQPQPQPQQESLKVTVGTQTGSEPPDSTFANDKVTVDPHCYECKVKYRDPKPSDLVMYLHAWRYCGPGWEYETPLPAWAASDWTGDDR
- the LOC105198401 gene encoding LOW QUALITY PROTEIN: NADH dehydrogenase [ubiquinone] flavoprotein 1, mitochondrial (The sequence of the model RefSeq protein was modified relative to this genomic sequence to represent the inferred CDS: deleted 1 base in 1 codon), with translation MAGAIVRCFQVPRRQLGLLGSSLNGQQRTLADAAPEGKKKGGPLADQDRIFTNLYGRHDWRLKGAMSRGDWYKTKEIIEKGADWIINEIKVSGLRGRGGAGFPSGMKWSFMNKPSDGRPKYLVVNGDEGEPGTCKDREILRHDPHKLVEGCLIAGRAMGACAAYIYIRGEFYNEASNTQVAIAEAYQAGLIGKNACNSGYDFDIFVQRGAGAYICGEETALIESIEGKQGKPRLKPPFPADVGVFGCPTTVTNVETVAVAPTICRRSGAWFASFGRPRNTGTKLYNISGHVNNPCTVEEEMSIPLEMSIPLKELIERHAGGVIGGWDNLLGVIPGGSSTPVIPKSVCDTVLLDFDDLIRVQSSFGTAAVIVMNKQTDIIKAITRLMSFYKHESCGQCTPCREGISWMHKILKRFVEGNAEVHEIDMLWELTKQIELHTICALADGAAWPVQGLIRHFRPEIEARMKEQKRATSKS